In Paenibacillus guangzhouensis, a single window of DNA contains:
- a CDS encoding DUF1284 domain-containing protein, with product MNIQLRGHHLLCLLGYRGKGYSDGFCANMTEIYERLRMEPQTMIEIVSGPDAICAAFPSDQPSHCQNRTVYHKDQEILARVGIRIGDSASWTEICEAVARQIVPSDINQICADCIWHPLGVCQEGVAHIRSDRTLRKLP from the coding sequence TTGAATATTCAACTACGAGGACATCATCTATTATGCCTGCTAGGTTATCGAGGGAAGGGCTATTCGGATGGATTCTGCGCGAACATGACCGAAATCTATGAGAGGCTACGCATGGAGCCGCAGACGATGATCGAGATTGTCTCGGGGCCGGATGCGATCTGTGCCGCATTTCCTTCGGATCAGCCCTCGCATTGTCAGAATCGGACCGTATATCACAAGGATCAAGAGATTCTAGCGCGAGTCGGAATACGTATTGGAGATTCTGCTAGCTGGACGGAGATATGCGAGGCGGTTGCGAGGCAGATTGTCCCAAGCGACATCAACCAGATCTGCGCCGATTGCATTTGGCATCCGCTTGGCGTATGTCAGGAAGGCGTGGCCCATATCCGTTCGGATCGAACGCTTCGCAAGCTGCCATAG
- a CDS encoding DUF4912 domain-containing protein, whose protein sequence is MRLLEEGRTRKEIAEQLGVSYSKLNYHLSKERNKAAQQIDAAVQTVAPCSPEIDDAHLQASDVIFDHITIMPRDPSSLYVYWDITGQRKQMTEEHFHTAFHHLPKFLRVYDITCLDFSGDHWNRHTDIALHGDADNWFVMGMEPNCTYIVDYGTTTLDGRFVTLLRSNTVTLPPQDESSWTEYHPVTLELARPVPTPEWQNAFTGYSLTASAAEPSEEGVNKSW, encoded by the coding sequence ATGCGATTACTAGAAGAAGGACGAACGCGTAAAGAAATTGCAGAACAGCTTGGCGTATCCTACAGCAAGCTGAACTATCACTTGAGCAAGGAGCGCAACAAGGCAGCGCAGCAAATCGATGCGGCCGTACAGACCGTCGCACCGTGTTCTCCCGAGATTGACGACGCACACTTACAAGCAAGTGACGTGATCTTCGATCACATCACGATCATGCCAAGAGATCCTTCCTCGCTCTACGTCTATTGGGATATCACGGGCCAGCGGAAGCAAATGACCGAAGAGCATTTTCACACCGCCTTTCACCATCTGCCTAAATTCCTGCGCGTGTACGACATCACGTGTCTGGATTTCAGCGGCGATCATTGGAATCGCCACACAGACATCGCGCTTCATGGAGATGCGGACAATTGGTTCGTCATGGGCATGGAACCGAACTGTACTTATATTGTAGATTACGGAACAACAACCCTCGATGGGAGATTTGTAACGCTCCTTCGTTCGAATACAGTAACACTTCCGCCGCAAGATGAGAGCTCTTGGACGGAATATCACCCGGTGACTCTGGAACTCGCTAGACCAGTCCCAACACCGGAATGGCAAAACGCTTTTACAGGCTACTCCCTGACTGCGTCAGCAGCAGAACCATCAGAGGAAGGAGTGAACAAGTCATGGTAA
- a CDS encoding DUF3977 family protein — MKKYIEIGLGNRWFIRTEFEREDGTEYEVKGWARPFRLEAIYLRMWVGTYVLILDTREGFKWGVKNRKKLKIVLGLRGH, encoded by the coding sequence TTGAAAAAGTATATCGAGATCGGACTAGGCAACCGCTGGTTTATTCGGACTGAATTCGAGCGTGAAGACGGTACGGAATACGAGGTGAAGGGCTGGGCACGACCCTTTCGACTTGAAGCAATATATCTGAGAATGTGGGTAGGTACGTACGTGCTCATCCTTGATACGAGGGAAGGGTTTAAATGGGGTGTGAAGAACCGCAAGAAGCTGAAGATCGTTCTAGGTCTTCGCGGTCATTAA
- a CDS encoding GGDEF domain-containing protein, with product MKYTGRLVLSIITVALTVSLNTYLMSIRLFNIYIIVISCGAIVLSWVGGKRYDEVRDEADLDSLTPAYRRRTAYHLFDRLQQRARRSGRAVAVFFIDIDDFKLINDHYGHAVGDVMLRKTAEALMEVDACETHVVRFGGDEFLVLALCDSEAELQDTHRRMVQRLEAIPALTAVSLTVSIGYAWYPQQGMRLDDLIDSADQQMMEAKRRLKQGRRNAVIR from the coding sequence TTGAAATATACCGGAAGACTCGTATTATCGATCATTACGGTGGCGCTTACGGTCAGTTTGAATACGTACCTTATGTCGATCCGATTGTTCAATATATATATTATCGTCATTTCTTGCGGGGCCATCGTACTATCATGGGTGGGAGGCAAACGCTATGATGAGGTGCGCGACGAAGCGGATCTCGACTCGCTTACCCCTGCGTATCGACGTAGAACTGCGTACCACCTATTCGATCGACTGCAGCAGAGAGCAAGGAGGTCTGGACGAGCAGTCGCCGTATTTTTCATTGATATCGATGATTTTAAGTTGATTAACGATCATTACGGTCACGCCGTCGGCGACGTCATGCTGCGAAAGACCGCGGAAGCCCTTATGGAGGTGGATGCCTGTGAGACGCATGTCGTTCGGTTTGGCGGGGATGAATTCCTCGTGCTCGCGTTGTGTGATAGCGAAGCGGAGCTTCAAGACACACATCGTCGAATGGTGCAGCGGCTAGAAGCGATTCCTGCCTTAACCGCGGTCTCCTTAACGGTGTCGATTGGCTATGCTTGGTATCCGCAGCAGGGTATGCGGCTCGATGACCTCATTGATTCCGCTGATCAACAGATGATGGAAGCGAAGCGACGCCTCAAGCAAGGTAGGCGCAATGCGGTCATACGCTGA
- a CDS encoding response regulator, which produces MRVIIVDDERLALQSMKKHLHELGSFDIVGIFQDPQEVLDWMQRDRVDVAFLDIEMPEMSGMVLAERLMEIHPSIEIVFVTAYSHYAIDAFEINALDYLMKPVQRVRLEKTMRRLRERSEAEVEVKKLGSQAMLGCLLNLHYRTAAQEIQTFGWRTTKAQELFAFLLHHRGHTVHKETILEWMWPEFEIEKSTAHLYTTIYQIRRVIKQMGLDIQVKYKDEGYCFERGSLLIDVDVWEQGIRSAPPVSPETLEQQHDLLDLYRGDYLSDHRYIWAESERERLRMMWFVHAKQVIDCHMQLEQYTEAVQLLQQLQERYPYVEDSYFGMMKIHAMHGNLGEVKRQYERLTLTLQQELGVEPSEAIHAWYTERM; this is translated from the coding sequence ATGAGAGTGATCATTGTGGATGATGAGCGGTTAGCTCTACAGAGCATGAAGAAGCACCTGCATGAGCTCGGTTCATTCGATATTGTAGGGATATTCCAGGATCCGCAGGAAGTGTTGGACTGGATGCAGCGGGATCGCGTCGATGTCGCATTCCTAGATATCGAGATGCCAGAGATGAGCGGGATGGTGCTCGCTGAACGGTTGATGGAGATTCATCCTTCCATTGAAATCGTGTTCGTTACGGCCTACAGTCATTATGCGATCGATGCATTTGAAATCAATGCGCTAGACTACTTAATGAAGCCTGTGCAGAGGGTCAGGCTGGAGAAGACCATGCGTCGTCTTCGGGAACGTTCCGAAGCCGAAGTTGAAGTGAAGAAGCTGGGTTCGCAAGCAATGCTGGGTTGTCTGCTGAATCTGCATTATCGGACTGCCGCGCAGGAAATTCAGACCTTTGGATGGCGGACGACCAAGGCGCAGGAATTGTTCGCATTCTTGCTCCATCACCGGGGACATACTGTGCATAAGGAGACGATCCTCGAATGGATGTGGCCGGAATTTGAGATCGAGAAATCTACGGCGCATCTGTATACGACGATCTATCAGATTCGCAGAGTGATTAAGCAAATGGGGCTGGACATACAGGTCAAATATAAAGATGAAGGCTATTGCTTTGAACGAGGGAGCTTGCTCATCGACGTTGATGTATGGGAGCAAGGAATTCGATCTGCCCCGCCTGTCTCGCCAGAGACACTGGAGCAGCAGCACGATTTGCTCGATTTGTATCGCGGAGACTATCTCAGCGATCATCGGTACATCTGGGCCGAGAGCGAGCGGGAGCGGCTTCGGATGATGTGGTTCGTTCATGCGAAGCAGGTGATTGATTGCCACATGCAGCTAGAGCAGTATACCGAGGCGGTACAGCTGCTTCAGCAGCTGCAGGAACGGTACCCTTACGTAGAAGACAGTTATTTCGGGATGATGAAGATTCACGCGATGCATGGCAATTTAGGCGAAGTCAAGCGCCAGTATGAACGGCTTACGCTCACCCTACAACAGGAACTGGGCGTTGAACCAAGCGAAGCGATTCATGCGTGGTATACTGAGCGGATGTGA
- a CDS encoding glycoside hydrolase family 15 protein: protein MLKESYLILDQLRLPHGLYIASPSKDYQYVWIRDCVYMSLPYLNKPNRYYESTYYRLLDLFRTYEWKLHILSKQKPSYEWEYLHARYSAQDVLEIHDQNWGHVQHDMIGAFLFGIGSGLAAGKRMFRDDKDLEIVQRLVEYLGHIEYWHDPDNGMWEEAREVHASSIGACVAGLKAVEPYVLVPDALIDKGLHALLTLFPHESQEKSTDLAQLSLVYPYRLFTGMLGDIIVQRAEQQLLRDRGLIRYEGDSYYSTLEPHHGRHQPRDFYRGTEAEWTFGLPWLALCHLTLGRYEEARSYIHRTESLMTKPGVLPELYYGGTAAANPNTPLGWSSAMYILAKEALLSESNPLSNLA, encoded by the coding sequence ATGTTAAAGGAGAGCTATCTAATTCTGGATCAACTGCGCCTGCCCCATGGACTATACATCGCCAGTCCGTCGAAGGATTATCAATACGTCTGGATTCGTGACTGTGTCTATATGTCGCTGCCCTATCTAAATAAACCAAATCGATACTATGAATCAACCTATTATCGGCTGCTAGATTTGTTCCGTACCTACGAATGGAAGCTGCACATTCTCTCGAAGCAGAAGCCTTCGTATGAATGGGAGTATCTTCACGCCCGCTATTCAGCGCAGGACGTTCTGGAAATTCATGATCAGAACTGGGGACATGTCCAGCATGATATGATCGGAGCCTTCCTCTTCGGGATCGGTTCTGGACTTGCCGCAGGCAAGCGAATGTTCCGTGATGACAAAGATCTCGAGATCGTCCAGCGACTGGTCGAATATCTAGGCCACATCGAATATTGGCATGACCCAGATAACGGCATGTGGGAAGAAGCACGGGAGGTGCATGCCTCCTCGATCGGCGCTTGCGTAGCTGGGCTCAAAGCCGTTGAGCCATACGTGCTTGTGCCCGATGCCTTGATTGATAAAGGACTTCATGCCTTACTCACCCTCTTCCCCCATGAAAGTCAGGAAAAATCAACGGATCTTGCACAGCTCAGCCTCGTGTACCCGTATCGTCTGTTTACTGGCATGCTGGGCGATATCATCGTGCAGCGGGCCGAGCAGCAGTTGCTGCGAGACCGCGGCCTCATCCGCTACGAGGGGGACAGCTACTACAGCACCCTTGAACCCCATCATGGCCGACACCAGCCCCGTGATTTCTATCGCGGTACGGAGGCGGAATGGACCTTCGGATTGCCGTGGCTCGCCCTTTGCCACCTGACGCTTGGCCGCTATGAAGAAGCGCGCAGCTATATCCACCGAACGGAGAGCCTCATGACAAAGCCTGGCGTACTGCCGGAGCTCTATTATGGCGGGACCGCCGCGGCGAATCCGAATACCCCGCTCGGATGGAGCAGCGCGATGTATATTTTGGCGAAAGAAGCCTTGCTCTCCGAGTCGAATCCTCTCAGCAATCTTGCGTAG
- a CDS encoding Cof-type HAD-IIB family hydrolase, translating to MAYKMIVLDLDDTLLRDDQTISPRTKEALMRAQEEGVKVVLASGRPTYGMVGIAKELELEKFGSFILSFNGAKIINCKTSEELFSSTLSVDTVHELYAKSQEENVSILTYVADEIVTAWKNEYTEVESNLTGMNIHEVDSFVEAVDVPVVKSLMVAAPERLIEVEKKLKQVYAGRLNVMRSKPFFLEFTEVGVDKGTSLHHLIQKLGIQQSEVIAMGDSYNDVAMIEFAGLGVAMGNAPDDIKAIANYVTDTNMNDGVAKVVEQFVLTPQHV from the coding sequence ATGGCATACAAAATGATTGTACTCGACTTAGACGATACATTGCTGCGCGATGATCAGACGATCTCGCCGCGGACGAAGGAAGCGTTAATGCGTGCGCAAGAGGAAGGCGTAAAGGTTGTACTCGCTTCAGGCCGCCCGACCTATGGCATGGTAGGCATCGCGAAGGAGCTGGAGCTTGAGAAGTTCGGCAGCTTCATTCTTTCTTTTAACGGCGCGAAGATTATCAATTGCAAGACTAGCGAGGAGCTGTTCAGCAGCACTTTGTCTGTGGATACGGTGCACGAGCTGTACGCGAAGAGCCAGGAAGAGAACGTATCGATCTTGACTTATGTAGCCGATGAGATCGTGACGGCATGGAAGAACGAGTATACCGAAGTCGAATCCAACTTAACGGGGATGAACATCCACGAGGTTGACAGCTTCGTAGAGGCGGTCGACGTACCGGTGGTGAAATCGTTGATGGTCGCGGCGCCTGAGCGGTTGATCGAAGTTGAGAAGAAGCTGAAGCAGGTGTATGCTGGCAGGCTGAACGTCATGCGTTCGAAGCCGTTTTTCCTCGAGTTCACCGAAGTCGGCGTCGATAAAGGGACAAGCCTCCATCATCTCATCCAGAAGCTAGGCATTCAGCAATCTGAAGTGATTGCGATGGGCGACAGCTACAATGACGTGGCGATGATTGAATTCGCGGGACTTGGCGTGGCCATGGGCAATGCCCCGGATGATATTAAGGCGATTGCGAACTATGTCACGGATACGAACATGAATGACGGTGTGGCAAAGGTCGTAGAACAATTCGTATTAACCCCTCAGCATGTTTAA
- a CDS encoding 1,4-alpha-glucan branching protein domain-containing protein, protein MVKGYLSLVLHAHLPFVHHPESEDYIEERWLFEAMTETYLPQLDVFEGLVRDGIDFRITMSLTPTLLSMLASPLLQERYLSYLNNLIELAASECERTQGDDAFHPLAVQYLEQFQHIKDLFITTYQGRIIDGYRKFQDAGNLELITSAATHAFLPYVNTEQAIRAQIENAVTVHTAMLGRSPRGIWLPECGMKEGLDRILKDYGIDFFFTDTHSLNHANPKPRRGVYAPVITPHGVAAFARDQETSKQVWSSLEGYPGDYDYREYYRDIGYDLNYDYIKPYLHKTGVRLHTGIKYYRITGQDGHKEPYRPSWAEAKASDHAGNFFFNRERQVEHLAAHMDRKPIIIASYDAELFGHWWYEGPRFIDHLCRKVHDHGQTLQMITPAEYLHEYHENEQCHLAFSSWGRAGYGEVWLGQDNAWIYRHLHRMEEQMIELADHFPNPTDLEERALNQAAKQLMLAESSDWAFIMDNKTMVPYAVKRTQNHMNRFQKLYRALRQGTLEEVWLQEVERRDDIFPRLDYRIYRSYPTASAESEQEVQPARNGLRILMLSWEFPPMTVGGLSRHVYDLARSLTKQGMEVHVITSHVDGYPSYEVNQGVHVHRVRTYQSHDLSFMEWVFQLNLAMTDYCKPLIAHYGPFDLIHAHDWLVCQAATALKHQFNLPLVATIHATEHGRNQGIYSELQQRIHHLEWKLTYEAWRMIGCSRYMEDELLRLFGLPADKLDTIPNGVDTHLLEPAEMNASLRSQYARPDEQIVYFVGRLVREKGVHILLSSIPAILASCPNTKFIISGKGPAMEELQAQARQMNVEHHVLFTGFVDDTTRNQLFQMASTAIFPSLYEPFGIVALEAMAAGTPIIVSGTGGLQEIVNYGEDGYTVLPGDVQSLATHVIQMLQNPEMALEMAQQAAYKIATAYNWEHIARQTIHTYHRTLHREFDQLSYQEVAATEDENCE, encoded by the coding sequence ATGGTAAAAGGTTATTTATCCCTTGTGCTGCATGCGCATCTGCCTTTCGTACACCATCCTGAGAGTGAAGATTATATCGAAGAGCGTTGGCTATTCGAAGCGATGACGGAGACTTATCTTCCTCAGCTGGATGTATTCGAAGGACTGGTCCGTGACGGGATCGACTTCCGCATCACGATGTCGTTAACGCCAACGTTACTCTCCATGTTAGCAAGTCCACTACTCCAAGAACGCTACCTCAGCTATCTCAACAATTTGATTGAGCTCGCCGCAAGCGAGTGCGAACGGACCCAAGGCGACGATGCCTTCCATCCCCTTGCCGTCCAATACCTCGAACAATTCCAGCACATCAAAGATCTATTCATCACGACATATCAGGGTAGAATTATTGACGGTTACCGCAAATTTCAAGATGCAGGGAATCTTGAACTGATCACTTCTGCTGCGACGCATGCCTTCCTGCCTTATGTCAATACGGAGCAAGCCATTCGCGCACAGATTGAGAATGCCGTCACGGTACATACCGCCATGCTCGGACGAAGTCCCCGCGGCATCTGGCTGCCCGAATGTGGCATGAAAGAAGGATTAGACCGCATTCTCAAGGATTATGGGATCGACTTCTTCTTCACGGATACACACAGCTTGAATCACGCCAATCCGAAGCCGCGGCGCGGTGTCTATGCTCCTGTCATTACCCCGCATGGCGTAGCGGCATTTGCGAGAGATCAAGAGACTTCCAAGCAAGTATGGAGCTCGCTCGAGGGCTACCCTGGCGACTATGATTATCGCGAATATTACCGTGATATCGGCTATGACCTGAACTACGACTATATTAAGCCTTATTTACATAAAACAGGCGTCCGACTGCATACCGGCATCAAATACTACCGCATCACAGGGCAAGACGGGCACAAAGAGCCCTACCGCCCCTCATGGGCGGAAGCAAAAGCTTCCGATCATGCAGGCAATTTCTTCTTTAATCGGGAGAGGCAAGTGGAGCATCTCGCTGCGCACATGGATCGCAAACCGATCATAATCGCTTCTTATGACGCCGAACTGTTCGGCCACTGGTGGTACGAGGGGCCTCGATTCATCGATCACTTGTGTCGCAAGGTACATGATCACGGCCAGACTCTTCAGATGATTACACCTGCCGAATATTTGCACGAGTATCACGAGAATGAACAATGTCACCTAGCGTTCTCCAGCTGGGGCCGTGCCGGGTACGGGGAAGTGTGGCTCGGGCAAGATAACGCTTGGATCTACCGCCATCTCCACCGGATGGAGGAACAGATGATCGAGCTCGCGGATCATTTTCCGAATCCAACCGATCTCGAGGAGCGAGCACTGAACCAAGCTGCGAAGCAGCTGATGCTCGCGGAGAGCAGCGACTGGGCGTTCATTATGGATAACAAGACGATGGTGCCTTATGCGGTGAAGCGAACGCAAAATCATATGAACCGATTCCAGAAGCTCTATCGCGCACTTCGCCAGGGGACACTCGAGGAAGTTTGGCTGCAGGAAGTGGAACGCCGGGATGATATCTTCCCTAGGCTCGATTACCGCATCTACCGTTCCTATCCGACAGCTTCGGCTGAATCTGAGCAGGAAGTACAGCCCGCTCGGAATGGGCTCAGAATACTTATGCTATCTTGGGAATTCCCGCCGATGACGGTCGGCGGATTATCAAGGCATGTATATGATCTCGCACGCAGCCTGACGAAGCAGGGCATGGAGGTCCATGTCATTACTTCGCATGTCGACGGCTACCCGTCGTACGAAGTGAATCAAGGCGTACATGTGCATCGTGTCAGAACATATCAGTCCCATGACCTCAGCTTCATGGAATGGGTATTCCAATTGAACCTGGCAATGACGGACTACTGCAAGCCGCTGATTGCCCATTACGGCCCATTTGATCTGATCCATGCGCATGATTGGCTTGTCTGTCAGGCCGCAACTGCGCTGAAGCATCAATTCAACCTGCCGCTCGTCGCCACGATCCATGCGACGGAACATGGACGCAATCAAGGGATCTATAGCGAGCTTCAACAGCGCATCCACCATCTTGAATGGAAGCTGACCTACGAAGCATGGCGCATGATTGGATGCAGTCGTTATATGGAGGATGAGCTCCTTCGCCTCTTTGGGCTGCCTGCCGACAAGCTGGATACGATTCCGAATGGCGTCGATACGCATCTCCTCGAGCCGGCAGAGATGAATGCTTCCCTAAGATCGCAGTACGCAAGACCAGATGAACAAATCGTCTATTTCGTCGGCAGACTCGTTCGCGAGAAGGGTGTACACATTCTGCTCAGCAGCATCCCTGCCATACTGGCGAGCTGTCCGAATACGAAATTCATCATCAGCGGCAAGGGCCCTGCCATGGAAGAGCTGCAGGCTCAGGCAAGACAGATGAACGTGGAGCATCACGTTCTCTTCACAGGCTTCGTGGATGATACCACGCGGAACCAATTGTTCCAGATGGCGTCTACCGCCATCTTCCCAAGCCTGTATGAGCCGTTCGGCATCGTCGCGCTCGAAGCGATGGCGGCTGGTACGCCGATCATCGTCTCTGGCACAGGCGGCCTGCAGGAGATCGTGAACTACGGAGAGGATGGTTATACCGTCCTTCCTGGGGATGTGCAATCGCTCGCGACGCATGTCATTCAAATGCTGCAGAACCCAGAAATGGCACTAGAAATGGCCCAGCAAGCCGCCTATAAAATCGCGACCGCGTATAACTGGGAACACATTGCTCGGCAGACGATCCATACGTATCATCGTACGCTGCATCGTGAGTTCGACCAGCTCTCGTACCAAGAAGTCGCAGCAACCGAAGATGAGAATTGTGAATAA
- a CDS encoding sugar phosphate nucleotidyltransferase — protein MKAVIMAGGKGTRLRPLTSNTPKPMVPLLDRPVMEYTIELLKQHGITEIAVTVQYLPEMIRSYFGDGSDFGVQLHYFEEDSPLGTAGSVKNAEEFLDETFIVISGDALTDFNLTQAIEYHRHKGSIGTLILTHVDSPLEFGVVMTDDDGQIIRFLEKPSWGEVFSDTVNTGIYILETDVFNYFESGQVFDFSQDLFPLLMAQNQPLYAYVADGYWSDIGNLTQYRETQFDMLDRKVNIALPGIEIAPGIWTGEHVKIDQDVILQSPCFIGSDCILEPHVTLEPYTIIGEGSILGRHTTLERAVLWRNNLIALGAEVRGATLCQNVIVQSGSIVHEEAIVGDSCQIGTKSIIQPGVKIFPNKIIDHHTTVKHSFIRGDRLSKNLFGQSGVNGTCNVDLTTNFANRLALAYGTTIPAGSVVGVSHDSSPFAALIANVFLSGMHASGIHTYHFGSMTSSVSRHAVHHSDCAGGIHIRSLTESGDNQFVIEFLDSAGLPLSKGAERKIENAYVQEDSRLIRPSKVGRARTAPNVRLQYREHLLSLIENHAIESQGYTVVLEYDYRNLQQIIPELLEILGCKVIQLNRVTSSPDELASWVTSSKADFGIRLDANGQHIDVVTEQGEVISESLLSILQIMIQLNHNDQPELLVPVNISHSAEILAAQMGRLVIRTKADSRSIMEGCQNQGFHIYSDGLYTLVHLMQLMADKNLRLSQLVDSIPDFTLLKEKVECPWADKGKVMRFLMEETKGKQVELIDGIKIFHDEGWTLILPDSEEPMFQVFANAGNLQTAKKLAMTYAQKIHDYRQRILARPVSVAVQ, from the coding sequence ATGAAAGCAGTTATTATGGCAGGAGGCAAAGGGACGCGTCTGCGCCCGCTAACCAGTAACACACCAAAACCGATGGTACCTTTATTAGACCGTCCTGTAATGGAATATACCATAGAACTGCTTAAGCAGCATGGGATCACCGAGATTGCTGTAACGGTTCAATATCTTCCTGAAATGATTCGCTCTTATTTCGGAGACGGCTCCGATTTTGGCGTACAGCTGCACTATTTTGAAGAAGATAGCCCCTTAGGTACGGCTGGCAGCGTGAAGAACGCGGAAGAATTCCTTGATGAGACCTTCATCGTCATCAGCGGCGATGCTCTGACGGACTTCAATCTAACGCAAGCCATCGAATACCATCGCCACAAAGGTTCTATCGGAACACTCATCTTAACTCATGTCGACAGCCCACTGGAATTCGGCGTGGTAATGACCGATGATGATGGCCAGATCATTCGATTCCTAGAGAAACCGAGCTGGGGCGAAGTCTTCAGCGATACGGTGAATACGGGCATTTATATTCTGGAGACTGACGTGTTCAACTACTTCGAGAGCGGGCAAGTGTTCGATTTCAGTCAAGACCTTTTCCCGCTGCTCATGGCACAGAATCAACCGCTATATGCTTACGTCGCGGATGGTTATTGGTCGGATATCGGCAATCTGACGCAATATCGCGAGACGCAGTTCGATATGCTCGATCGGAAAGTGAATATCGCCTTGCCAGGCATTGAGATTGCTCCGGGAATCTGGACGGGTGAGCATGTGAAGATCGACCAGGACGTCATTCTACAGTCTCCTTGCTTCATTGGCTCTGACTGCATACTGGAGCCGCATGTTACGCTCGAGCCTTATACCATTATCGGCGAAGGCTCCATTCTCGGCCGCCATACAACGCTGGAACGCGCTGTCCTATGGCGGAATAACTTAATTGCACTCGGCGCGGAAGTCCGGGGCGCGACCCTATGCCAGAATGTTATTGTTCAATCGGGTTCCATCGTTCACGAAGAAGCCATTGTCGGTGACAGCTGCCAGATTGGAACGAAGAGTATTATTCAGCCGGGAGTCAAAATTTTCCCGAATAAAATTATCGATCACCACACGACCGTCAAGCATTCCTTCATCCGCGGCGATCGCCTATCCAAAAATCTATTCGGACAATCCGGCGTGAACGGCACATGCAATGTCGATCTGACGACCAACTTCGCCAATCGACTCGCGCTAGCCTATGGAACAACGATTCCTGCTGGCAGCGTCGTGGGCGTCAGCCATGATTCTTCGCCATTTGCTGCGTTGATCGCGAATGTATTCCTATCCGGCATGCATGCTTCAGGCATCCATACGTATCATTTCGGCTCGATGACTTCATCCGTATCACGGCACGCTGTCCATCATTCGGATTGCGCCGGCGGCATTCATATCCGCTCCCTTACCGAGAGCGGCGACAATCAATTCGTCATCGAATTCCTCGATAGTGCCGGGCTGCCGCTCAGCAAGGGCGCAGAACGTAAGATCGAAAATGCCTATGTCCAAGAGGACAGCCGTCTCATTCGTCCGAGCAAAGTCGGGCGGGCAAGAACCGCGCCGAACGTGCGCCTGCAATATCGCGAGCACCTCCTCTCGCTCATTGAGAACCACGCGATTGAGTCGCAAGGCTACACGGTCGTACTCGAGTATGATTACCGGAATCTCCAACAAATCATTCCAGAGTTGCTAGAGATTCTCGGCTGTAAAGTGATTCAACTCAATCGCGTCACCTCTTCCCCGGATGAGCTCGCAAGCTGGGTTACTTCGAGCAAGGCGGATTTCGGCATCCGATTAGATGCGAATGGGCAGCACATCGATGTCGTGACCGAGCAAGGCGAAGTCATCTCGGAATCGTTGCTGTCGATCCTGCAGATCATGATCCAGTTGAACCATAACGATCAGCCGGAGCTCCTTGTTCCTGTGAACATCTCCCACAGTGCTGAGATTCTCGCTGCGCAGATGGGTCGCTTGGTCATTCGTACTAAGGCAGATTCACGTTCCATCATGGAAGGCTGCCAGAATCAAGGATTTCATATCTACAGTGACGGACTCTATACGCTGGTGCATTTGATGCAACTGATGGCCGACAAAAACTTGCGTCTATCCCAACTCGTGGATTCCATCCCTGACTTCACCCTCTTGAAGGAGAAAGTCGAGTGTCCGTGGGCTGACAAAGGCAAAGTCATGCGTTTCCTAATGGAAGAGACCAAGGGCAAGCAAGTCGAGCTCATCGATGGGATCAAAATCTTCCACGACGAAGGCTGGACCTTGATTCTGCCTGATAGCGAGGAGCCGATGTTCCAAGTGTTCGCGAATGCGGGGAATCTTCAGACCGCGAAGAAACTGGCCATGACCTATGCCCAGAAAATCCATGATTATCGACAACGTATCTTAGCAAGACCGGTCTCGGTCGCTGTTCAATAA